The Sporosarcina sp. Marseille-Q4943 genome includes the window CAATATCGGAGATAGACTGCATCATCTTAAAGAGGCGGTCCGTGCACTTCATTCCCACGGACAAATCAAAGCGACGAAAGTGTCTTCCATCTATGAAACGGCACCTGTCGGTTATACGGAACAGGCGGACTTCCTGAATTTGGTCGTTCGTGTGGAGACATCGTTAGATCCGCATGAGTTATTGGCGGCATGTCAAAATGTGGAGAACAGCTTGGGCCGTGTACGTGATATTAGATGGGGTCCGCGGACTGTAGACCTTGACATTTTGCTGTTTAATAACGACAATATTGAAGCGGAGAATTTAATCGTGCCGCACCCGAGAATGGGTGAACGGGCATTTGTTCTCGTACCTTTGTTGGAAATCGCGCCTACAATCGGACACCCTGTAACGGGAATCCCATTTGCAGTTACGGATGACGACGGCGTTGTGCTTTGGAAGAAACCTGAGGGAGTCGAGCAGTTGTTGTTTGGCGAATGAACGGCTCTATCCATCTTTCTGGTATATGATAGGCATTCGTGGCAATGCTAAGATTCAAAATGCCAACAATGCGAGCCGCCATTATAGTGGCGGCTTTTTTTACATAAAGAGTTTGTGTACAATAGGAACATGCCATCCGGCGTGAGGGATAACTGATGAAGGAGTGAAGGAAATGTCCCATTTGGATGAATTGAACGATCAGCTTTTGGTGAGACGCCAGAAGATGGAAGAATTGCGAGAGGGCGGTTTAGATCCGTTTGGCGCAAGATTCGAGCGGACGCATCTATCCAATGAAATCCGCGAAGCCTATGAGGGTCTTTCAAAAGAGGAATTGGATGAAACAGTGCACGAAGTAAAAATTGCGGGACGGATCATGACGAAGCGCGGCAAAGGGAAGGCTGGGTTTGCCCATCTCCAAGACCTCGGCGGCCAGATTCAAATCTACGTCCGTCAAGATGCGGTCGGCGAAGAGGCTTATGACCTGTTTACCCACGCGGATCTAGGGGATATCGTCGGGATTAAAGGAAACGTCTTCAAAACAAAAGTAGGCGAACTTTCTATTAAAGTGACTGAATTTACGTTTCTCACGAAAGCGCTTCGTCCGTTGCCGGATAAATTCCATGGATTGAAGGATATCGAACAACGGTACCGCCAGCGTTATCTAGACTTGATCACTTCAGAGGAAAGCAGACAGACGTTCATTACAAGAAGCCGTATCATCTCATCGATGCGTCACTATTTGGACGGACAAGGCTTCCTTGAAGTTGAAACACCGATGTTGCACTCCATTGCGGGAGGAGCAACGGCACGTCCGTTCATTACGCACCATAACGCTTTGGATATGGAGTTATACATGCGCATAGCGATCGAGCTTCACTTGAAACGGCTTATTGTCGGCGGTCTTGAAAAAGTGTATGAAATCGGCCGCGTTTTCCGTAATGAAGGGATTTCCACAAGACATAACCCTGAATTCACGATGATTGAACTATATGAAGCTTATGCGGACTATAAAGACATCATGGAGCTTACAGAAAATATGGTTGCATATATCGCGCAAGATGTCCTCGGTACGACAAAAGTGAAATACGGTGAAGATATCATCGACCTATCGCCAGGCTGGAAACGTCTGCATATGGTGGATGCAATCAAGGAATATACTGGCGTTGACTTCT containing:
- the lysS gene encoding lysine--tRNA ligase, whose protein sequence is MSHLDELNDQLLVRRQKMEELREGGLDPFGARFERTHLSNEIREAYEGLSKEELDETVHEVKIAGRIMTKRGKGKAGFAHLQDLGGQIQIYVRQDAVGEEAYDLFTHADLGDIVGIKGNVFKTKVGELSIKVTEFTFLTKALRPLPDKFHGLKDIEQRYRQRYLDLITSEESRQTFITRSRIISSMRHYLDGQGFLEVETPMLHSIAGGATARPFITHHNALDMELYMRIAIELHLKRLIVGGLEKVYEIGRVFRNEGISTRHNPEFTMIELYEAYADYKDIMELTENMVAYIAQDVLGTTKVKYGEDIIDLSPGWKRLHMVDAIKEYTGVDFWKHMTKEEAHALAKEHGVEVTGMMDVGHVLNEFFEQKVEEQLVQPTFIYGHPVEISPLAKKNPEDERFTDRFELFIVRREHANAFTELNDPIDQRSRFEAQLVEKEQGNDEAHDMDEDFIEALEYGLPPTGGLGIGIDRLVMLLTNAQSIRDILLFPQMRNKE
- the folK gene encoding 2-amino-4-hydroxy-6-hydroxymethyldihydropteridine diphosphokinase, which produces MNISYISIGSNIGDRLHHLKEAVRALHSHGQIKATKVSSIYETAPVGYTEQADFLNLVVRVETSLDPHELLAACQNVENSLGRVRDIRWGPRTVDLDILLFNNDNIEAENLIVPHPRMGERAFVLVPLLEIAPTIGHPVTGIPFAVTDDDGVVLWKKPEGVEQLLFGE